Proteins found in one Aspergillus puulaauensis MK2 DNA, chromosome 8, nearly complete sequence genomic segment:
- the RRP46 gene encoding putative exosome complex subunit Rrp46 (COG:J;~EggNog:ENOG410PMYB;~InterPro:IPR020568,IPR027408,IPR036345) codes for MGGPIASLHPLDRADGSASYKCPSTGSNILGSVNAPVELPGRRDALKPEEATVEVFVKPGTAPGGVGERYVEGIIRSALGRLILGREKGYPRRGVVVTLAIVGGEFVGRGGSYLPLLPALLHTATLAMLSASVPFSMTLSATVLAVNSSHEIVREPSIKDTASSTSLHVLAFTSKGHLLLNESEGKFDFDTWEEVYERALVICHGASAAGSDGDVAMAENEDSQPLEGLLRDTVQDQIHSDYAWKIDAA; via the exons ATGGGAGGGCCAATTGCCTCTCTTCACCCGCTTGATCGCGCCGATGGCTCAGCGTCATATAAATGCCCTTCGACAGGCTCTAACATCCTTGGCTCAGTTAATGCACCTGTCGAACTCCCCGGACGCCGAGATGCTTTGAAGCCCGAAGAGGCCACCGTTGAAGTCTTCGTGAAACCAGGGACTGCCCCTGGCGGCGTCGGCGAGCGATATGTGGAGGGCATTATCAGAAGCGCTTTGGGCCGATTGATCCTAGGGCGAGAAAAGGGATACCCAAGACGAGGTGTTGTTGTCACATTGGCTATAGTTGGTGGGGAATTtgtgggaagaggaggatcg TATCTTCCGTTGCTCCCTGCACTCCTCCATACTGCCACTCTTGCAATGTTGTCGGCTTCTGTCCCTTTTTCGATGACACTGTCTGCCACTGTTCTCGCCGTGAATTCGTCTCATGAGATCGTTCGCGAACCCTCAATTAAAGACACAGCGAGCTCTACTTCTCTTCACGTCCTAGCATTTACATCTAAAGGCCATCTGCTACTGAACGAGAGCGAGGGGAAGTTTGATTTTGATACCTGGGAGGAGGTTTACGAGCGCGCACTGGTGATATGCCATGGGGCGTCAGCGGCCGGTTCTGACGGTGATGTCGCGATGGCCGAGAACGAGGATAGTCAGCCGCTCGAGGGACTATTACGGGACACGGTCCAGGATCAGATTCATTCAGACTACGCCTGGAAGATTGACGCTGCTTGA
- a CDS encoding putative potassium/sodium P-type ATPase (COG:P;~EggNog:ENOG410PGJQ;~InterPro:IPR006068,IPR018303,IPR023298,IPR023299, IPR001757,IPR004014,IPR036412,IPR006414,IPR008250, IPR023214;~PFAM:PF00689,PF13246,PF00122,PF00690,PF00702;~TransMembrane:10 (i118-138o144-163i333-354o360-386i803-824o840-857i886-905o934-951i981-1000o1012-1030i);~go_component: GO:0016021 - integral component of membrane [Evidence IEA];~go_function: GO:0000166 - nucleotide binding [Evidence IEA];~go_function: GO:0019829 - ATPase-coupled cation transmembrane transporter activity [Evidence IEA];~go_process: GO:0006812 - cation transport [Evidence IEA]): protein MGIEIAPLDVEEATEPPICAYSQEHKSQYHSHPRDVKDTHDIEKASPLPEQADETVRHPGQDLPSTSDHAHTIDPSSLSAILNVDLHHGLSNAEASSRLTRDGPNSVREMEGLSAWKIFLRQVSNSLTLILVIVMGVSFGIHDYIEGGVVTAVILLNIVVGFVQDYRAEKDILSLQRLSAPICKVLRDGQVASVKAESLVVGDIVQLAVGDIVPADMRLFEGMNASMDEALLTGESLPVAKTPQTTLLSRDIPIGDRINMAYSGCSTTQGRATGVVTATGMMTEVGKIAQLLQDKTEHDGSNLLVRIFRRLVASVKSILGLVGTPLQVKLSKFALLLFALAVLLAVIVFSVSKWNIQGEVLIYGICVAVAVVPESLIAVLTITVAVGTKAMARGNVIVRKLQCLEAVGGVTNICSDKTGTLTQGKMVARTAWIPDTGTLTVHDTTNPFDPTSGLIRLDGKDTEPKDIQDDASNTFITALSLCNLSVVHNNVQSTSSDKVPTQVAEGEWTAVGEPTEIALRVFSMRFGFEKSNIISARDLRLHTEYPFDSSIKKMTVVYANRKTKLNEVYSKGAPETLIGSLDISDQEKETIQETAERMAGEGLRVLCIAYKNSPADDESQVSPRNKAESNLRFGGLVGLYDPPRLETAAAVRKCQMAGITVHMLTGDHIRTATAIASEVGILDPIINAKSSRLVMAAKEFDRLSDADIDTIEQLPLVIARCSPTTKVRMVEAMHRRGAFCVMTGDGVNDSPALKRADVGIAMGKNGSDVAKEASDMVLTDDNFASIVKAVEEGRRLFDNIQKFLMHLLISNIAQVILLLIALAFKDEEGNSIFPLSPLEILWANLVTSSFLALGLGLEEGQPDIMYRPPHDLKVGVFTRELITDKMVYGTFMGCLCLVAFVSVIYGDGSGTASMGHDCNEGWNSSCGTVFQARATTYATLTFLLLVTAWEVKHFSRSLFNLDPDRYPGKLSVFNSIWRNQFLFWAVVAGFVIAFPVIYLPEVNRVVFKHQGITWHWGVVFGCVVVYLALVESWKATKRRFGIGTGRNATLTKEDAEMRAGLSILSPISLSANASVEASMNASVVTEPKK from the exons ATGGGCATAGAAATAGCTCCCCTTGATGTCGAGGAAGCGACAGAGCCTCCTATATGTGCTTACTCACAGGAGCACAAGTCACAATACCATAGTCATCCTAGAGATGTAAAAGATACGCACGATATCGAGAAAGCCTCTCCCTTGCCAGAGCAAGCAGATGAGACAGTTCGGCATCCTGGACAGGACCTACCAAGTACCTCAGACCATGCTCACACTATTGACCCCTCTAGCCTCTCCGCAATTCTCAATGTCGACCTTCA TCATGGGCTTTCAAACGCCGAGGCGTCCTCTCGCCTCACACGCGACGGGCCAAATAGCGtcagggagatggagggactATCCGCATGGAAGATCTTCCTGAGGCAAGTGTCCAACAGTTTAACTTTA ATTCTGGTTATTGTCATGGGGGTATCCTTTGGGATCCACGATTATATTGAAGGGGGTGTCGTAACTGCCGTTATCCTCCTCAATATCGTCGTAGG GTTCGTGCAAGACTACCGTGCAGAGAAGGATATTCTGTCATTGCAGCGGTTATCTGCCCCAATATGTAAGGTACTGCGGGATGGCCAGGTTGCCTCTGTAAAGGCTGAATCGCTTGTGGTCGGAGATATCGTCCAACTGGCTGTCGGTGACATCGTCCCGGCGGACATGAGACTGTTCGAAGGCATGAACGCATCGATGGATGAGGCACTTTTGACTGGGGAATCCTTACCCGTAGCAAAGACGCCGCAGACTACTCTCCTTTCTCGTGATATACCCATTGGAGATAGAATCAACATGGCCTACTCTGGCTGTAGCACAACCCAGGGCCGTGCAACTGGAGTGGTCACTGCAACAGGAATGATGACGGAGGTTGGAAAGATCGCTCAGTTACTCCAAGATAAAACTGAACACGATGGCTCTAACCTACTTGTCCGCATATTTCGCCGCTTAGTTGCATCCGTAAAGAGCATCCTTGGCCTTGTTGGAACTCCCCTGCAAGTCAAGCTGAGCAAGTTTGCGTTACTCCTCTTTGCGCTGGCCGTActcctcgccgtcattgTTTTCTCTGTGAGCAAATGGAACATCCAGGGCGAGGTCCTTATCTATGGGATATGTGTCGCAGTTGCTGTGGTTCCCGAGTCGTTGATTGCAGTGCTCACGATTACTGTCGCAGTTGGTACGAAAGCGATGGCGAGAGGCAATGTGATTGTCAGAAAGCTACAGTGTCTCGAGGCTGTCGGGGGAGTCACCAACATTTGCTCAGACAAAACTGGTACGCTCACGCAGGGCAAGATGGTTGCGCGCACTGCTTGGATTCCAGATACTGGGACCTTGACCGTCCACGACACTACGAATCCATTCGACCCAACAAGTGGACTTATTCGACTAGACGGTAAAGATACTGAACCGAAAGACATTCAAGATGATGCCTCGAACACATTCATTACCGCTCTCTCCTTGTGCAATCTATCCGTTGTCCACAATAATGTGCAGTCTACTTCTTCAGACAAGGTGCCTACCCAGGTAGCCGAGGGAGAGTGGACTGCTGTCGGCGAGCCTACTGAAATCGCTCTGCGAGTTTTCTCTATGCGGTTTGGGTTTGAGAAGTCCAACATCATCAGTGCCAgagatcttcgtcttcacacCGAATACCCTTTCGACTCTTCAATAAAGAAGATGACAGTGGTATATGCCAACCGGAAAACAAAGCTCAATGAAGTCTATTCCAAGGGAGCTCCGGAGACACTAATCGGTAGTCTTGACATTAGTGATCAAGAGAAGGAAACCATCCAAGAAACAGCAGAAAGAATGGCCGGTGAAGGTCTCCGGGTGCTCTGCATAGCCTACAAGAACTCCCCTGCCGACGACGAATCGCAAGTATCTCCCCGCAACAAGGCGGAATCCAACCTAAGGTTCGGCGGCCTCGTAGGTTTGTACGATCCGCCACGCCTtgaaacagcagcagccgttCGAAAGTGCCAAATGGCTGGAATCACTGTTCATATGCTTACAGGCGACCACATCcgaacagcgacagcgatTGCATCGGAAGTAGGAATTCTCGACCCCATCATCAACGCAAAGTCCAGTCGCCTAGTAATGGCAGCAAAGGAATTCGATCGCTTGTCGGATGCCGATATAGATACAATTGAGCAGCTGCCCTTGGTTATTGCACGCTGCAGTCCTACCACGAAAGTTCGCATGGTCGAGGCAATGCATCGGCGAGGGGCGTTCTGTGTCATGACAGGTGACGGGGTCAATGACTCGCCTGCGTTGAAGCGCGCTGATGTAGGTATTGCCATGGGCAAGAACGGTAGCGACGTGGCGAAGGAAGCGTCAGACATGGTTCTGACCGATGACAATTTCGCCTCGATAGTGAaagccgtcgaagaaggacggAGGCTCTTTGACAACATTCAGAAG TTCTTGATGCATTTATTGATATCCAACATCGCCCAGGTGATCCTTCTTCTGATTGCCCTTGCATTCAaagatgaggaagggaaTTCAATATTCCCATTGTCACCCTTGGAAATTCTCTGGGCCAACTTGGTGACTTCCTCCTTCCTTGCTCTCGGGCTAGGTCTAGAAGAGGGCCAGCCAGATATCATGTACCGCCCGCCGCATGATTTGAAGGTTGGTGTCTTCACACGCGAACTCATCACAGACAAAATGGTCTACGGCACCTTTATGGGCTGTCTCTGTCTCGTTGCATTTGTGAGTGTCATCTACGGTGACGGCTCGGGTACTGCGAGCATGGGACACGACTGCAACGAGGGATGGAACAGCAGCTGCGGGACTGTCTTCCAGGCACGAGCTACGACCTATGCAACGCTAACCTTCCTCCTGCTCGTTACTGCATGGGAAGTCAAACATTTCTCGCGGTCACTTTTCAACCTCGATCCGGACCGGTATCCCGGCAAGCTGTCGGTCTTCAACTCAATCTGGAGGAATCAGTTCCTCTTCTGGGCCGTGGTCGCAGGGTTCGTGATCGCTTTTCCGGTGATCTACCTGCCCGAGGTGAACCGCGTCGTCTTTAAGCACCAGGGTATCACCTGGCACTGGGGAGTGGTATTTGGATGCGTGGTGGTTTacctggcgctggtggagAGCTGGAAAGCGACGAAGCGGCGCTTTGGCATTGGGACGGGAAGGAATGCAACACTCACCAAGGAGGATGCTGAAATGAGAGCTGGGCTGAGTATTCTGTCGCCAATTTCGCTGAGTGCCAACGCCAGCGTGGAGGCGAGTATGAATGCCAGCGTGGTGACGGAGCCGAAGAAGTAG